In Helianthus annuus cultivar XRQ/B chromosome 9, HanXRQr2.0-SUNRISE, whole genome shotgun sequence, the following are encoded in one genomic region:
- the LOC110878172 gene encoding glutamate synthase 1 [NADH], chloroplastic isoform X4, translating to MNFDWDAGLDSSVIHSRFSTNTFPSWDRAQPMRVLGHNGEINTLRGNVNWMKAREGLLKCKELGLSKNEMKKLLPIVDASSSDSGAFDGVLELLVRAGRSLPEAVMMMIPEAWQNDKNMDPQRKALYEYCSALMEPWDGPALISFTDGRYLGATLDRNGLRPGRFYVTHSGRVVMASEVGVVDIPPEDVSRKGRLNPGMMLLVDFEKHTVVDDEALKQQYSLARPYGKWLETQKIELKKIVGSVNKSLRACPPIAGVSKDDEDMGIQGLLAPLKAFGYTIESLEMLLLPMAKDGVEALGSMGNDAPLAVMSNREKLTFEYFKQMFAQVTNPPIDPIREKIVTSMECMVGPEGDLTETTEEQCHRLSLKGPLLSIEEMESIKNMNYRGWRSKVIDITYPKELGKKGLEETLDRICSEAHDAIKEGYTTLVLSDRAFSSKRVAVSSLMAVGAVHHHLVKKLERTRVALMVESAEPREVHHFCTLVGFGVDAICPYLAVEAIWRLQADGKIPPKSNGEFHTKEELVKKYYKASHYGMQKVLAKMGISTLASYKGAQIFEAVGLSSEVMERCFAGTPSRVEGATFEALAGDALNLHDLGFPSRKFPPNSAEAVALPNPGDYHWRKGGEIHLNDPLAIAKLQEAARGNSVAAYKEYSKRIHELNKTCNLRGLLKFKEGMAKVPLEEVEPASEIVKRFCTGAMSYGSISLEAHTTLAIAMNKIGGKSNTGEGGENPSRLVPLPDGSMNPKRSAIKQVASGRFGVSSYYLTNADELQIKMAQGAKPGEGGELPGHKVIGDIAVTRNSTAGVGLISPPPHHDIYSIEDLAQLIHDLKNANPSARVSVKLVSEAGVGVIASGVVKGHADHVLISGHDGGTGASRWTGIKSAGLPWELGLAETHQTLVANDLRGRTVLQTDGQLKTGRDVAIAALLGAEEFGFSTAPLITLGCIMMRKCHKNTCPVGIATQDPVLREKFAGEPEHVINFFFMLAEEMREIMSDLGFRTVNEMVGRADMLEVDKDLTKDNEKLKNIDLSLLLRPAADIRPDAAQICIQSQDHGLDMALDQRLITLAKPALEKALPVYIESPICNVNRAVGTMLSHEVTKRYHLAGLPTDTIHIKLNGSAGQSIGAFLCPGILLELEGDSNDYVGKGLSGGKIVVYPPKGSGFDPKENIVIGNVALYGATSGEAYFNGMAAERFCVRNSGAKTVVEGVGDHGCEYMTGGTVVILGKTGRNFAAGMSGGIAYVLDVDATFWSRCNAELVDLDKVEEEDDIMTLRMMIQQHQRHTNSQLAKEVLADFDNLLPKFVKVFPRDYKRILATMKEKEAAKNAAAELALEEADIREEDVLKEKDAFEELKKMAAKSLSEAVDNKVKEIVKAVKEAEVAEPAARPSRVEDAVKHRGFVAYEREGVSYRDPAVRMEDWNEVMEETKPGPLLKTQSARCMDCGTPFCHQDNSGCPLGNKIPEFNELVYQNRWREALDRLLETNNFPEFTGRVCPAPCEGSCVLGIIENPVSIKNIECSIIDKAFEEGWMVPRPPLKRTGKKVAIVGSGPAGLAAADQLNRIGHTVTVFERADRIGGLMMYGVPNMKADKIDVVQRRVDLMAEEGVNFVVNANVGTDPSYSIERLREDNDAVILAVGSTKPRDLPVPGRELSGVHFAMEFLHANTKSLLDSNLEDGKYISAKGKKVIVIGGGDTGTDCIGTSIRHGCTSIVNLELLPQPPQTRAPGNPWPQWPRVFRVDYGHQEAATKFGKDPRTYEVLTKRFISDENGSVKGLELVRVQWGKDETGRFQFKEVEGSEEIIEADLVLLAMGFLGPESTIADKLGLEKDGRSNVKAEYGRFSTNVEGVFAAGDCRRGQSLVVWAISEGRQAAAQVDKFLLKDEKDVESSLEEEKGTMEQQAVRTL from the exons ATGAATTTCGATTGGGATGCTGGATTGGATTCTTCAGTG ATTCATTCTCGATTTTCAACCAACACGTTTCCTAGCTGGGATCGTGCTCAACCGATGCGTGTTCTTGGACATAACGGTGAAATTAACACGCTTAGAGGGAATGTTAACTG GATGAAGGCACGTGAGGGTCTTCTAAAATGCAAAGAGCTTGGCCTCTCAAAGAATGAGATGAAGAAACTTCTTCCCATCGTAGACGCCAGCTCATCAGATTCAG GTGCTTTTGATGGTGTTTTGGAGCTTTTAGTGCGAGCGGGAAGAAGTCTTCCCGAGGCTGTTATGATGATGATCCCCGAAGCATGGCAAAACGACAAGAACATGGATCCTCAACGGAAGGCTTTATACGAATATTGCTCGGCTTTAATGGAGCCATGGGACGGGCCCGCTCTAATTTCAT TTACCGACGGTCGGTACCTTGGAGCAACACTGGACCGAAATGGGCTGCGGCCGGGTCGGTTCTATGTTACTCATAGTGGGCGAGTTGTAATGGCTAGTGAAGTTGGAGTTGTTGATATTCCACCAGAAGATGTTTCTAGAAAAGGAAGACTTAACCCTGGAATGATGCTTCTTGTCGACTTTGAGAAACATACCGTTGTAGACGATGAAGCTTTGAAACAACAATATTCACTTGCGAGACCGTATGGCAAGTGGCTTGAAACACAAAAGATAGAACTGAAAAAGATTGTCGGGTCCGTCAATAAATCTTTACGTGCCTGCCCTCCCATCGCTGGAGTGTCAAAG GACGATGAGGACATGGGCATCCAGGGTCTGTTGGCTCCATTGAAGGCTTTTGG TTATACAATTGAATCTTTGGAGATGCTTCTACTACCAATGGCTAAAGACGGTGTTGAAGCGCTTGGTTCAATGGGAAATGATGCTCCGTTGGCCGTGATGTCCAACAGAGAGAAGCTAACATTCGAGTATTTCAAACAAATGTTTGCGCAAGTAACCAACCCACCAATTGATCCCATACGGGAGAAAATCGTAACCTCTATGGAATGCATGGTGGGACCAGAAGGCGATCTTACAGAAACGACAGAAGAGCAATGCCATCGCCTTTCACTAAAAGGTCCGCTTTTGTCTATCGAGGAAATGGAGTCTATTAAAAATATGAACTATAGAGGTTGGAGAAGCAAAGTTATTGATATAACGTACCCTAAAGAACTTGGCAAAAAGGGTTTGGAGGAAACGCTTGATAGAATCTGTTCTGAGGCGCACGATGCGATTAAGGAGGGCTATACTACATTGGTGCTTTCCGACAGAG CCTTTTCATCAAAGCGAGTGGCAGTAAGCTCTCTTATGGCAGTTGGTGCGGTCCACCATCATTTGGTCAAAAAACTTGAGCGAACCAGGGTTGCGCTAATGGTGGAATCTGCGGAGCCGCGTGAAGTGCACCATTTCTGTACACTTGTCGGGTTCGGTGTTGATGCCATTTGCCCGTATTTGGCAGTCGAAGCAATTTGGAGGTTGCAGGCCGATGGTAAAATCCCACCAAAATCAAACGGCGAGTTCCACACAAAAGAGGAATTAGTTAAAAAGTACTACAAAGCAAGTCACTACGGAATGCAAAAGGTTCTTGCGAAAATGGGAATTTCAACGTTAGCATCGTATAAAGGTGCGCAAATCTTTGAAGCAGTCGGGTTATCATCCGAAGTAATGGAACGATGCTTCGCTGGCACTCCAAGTCGAGTCGAAGGAGCTACATTTGAAGCACTTGCCGGTGACGCACTTAATTTGCATGATCTAGGGTTTCCATCACGTAAATTTCCGCCAAACAGTGCGGAAGCAGTTGCTTTACCGAACCCTGGTGATTACCATTGGAGGAAAGGTGGAGAAATTCATTTGAATGACCCGTTAGCGATTGCTAAACTGCAAGAAGCTGCTAGGGGTAACAGCGTTGCTGCGTATAAAGAGTATTCGAAACGCATTCATGAACTGAATAAAACTTGTAATCTTCGTGGGCTTCTGAAATTTAAAGAGGGAATGGCTAAGGTGCCGCTGGAAGAGGTTGAACCTGCTAGTGAAATAGTGAAACGGTTCTGTACCGGTGCCATGAGTTACGGGTCCATATCCTTGGAGGCCCACACGACACTTGCCATTGCTATGAATAAAATTGGAGGCAAATCTAACACAG GTGAGGGAGGTGAAAATCCATCTCGTTTGGTACCGCTCCCAGACGGTTCGATGAATCCCAAAAGGAGTGCGATCAAGCAGGTTGCTAGCGGACGATTTGGGGTTTCAAGTTATTACCTTACAAATGCTGATGAATTGCAGATAAAGATGGCTCAGGGAGCAAAGCCCGGTGAAGGTGGTGAACTTCCGGGTCACAAAGTTATCGGAGATATCGCCGTCACAAGAAATTCAACAGCGGGAGTTGGATTAATTAGCCCCCCGCCACATCACGATATCTATTCAATCGAAGATCTTGCTCAATTAATTCATGATCTAAAG AATGCGAATCCTTCGGCTCGAGTTAGTGTGAAGTTGGTTTCTGAAGCTGGCGTGGGAGTGATTGCTAGCGGTGTGGTCAAGGGCCATGCAGACCATGTCTTGATCTCGGGTCATGACGGTGGAACCGGTGCGTCCAGGTGGACCGGGATCAAGAGTGCTGGGCTCCCATGGGAGCTCGGTCTAGCCgagacacaccaaaccctagttgCAAACGACCTTCGTGGTAGAACCGTGTTACAGACAGACGGTCAGCTAAAAACCGGGAGAGATGTAGCCATTGCTGCCCTTCTCGGGGCTGAGGAGTTTGGTTTCAGTACAGCCCCACTTATTACACTCGGCTGCATCATGATGAGAAAATGTCACAAAAACACTTGTCCTGTCGGGATAGCCACTCAAGATCCCGTTCTCCGTGAGAAATTTGCAGGGGAACCAGAACACGTAATCAATTTCTTCTTCATGTTAGCAGAGGAAATGAGAGAAATCATGTCCGATTTGGGTTTCCGAACCGTTAACGAAATGGTGGGACGTGCCGATATGCTCGAAGTCGATAAAGATTTGACAAAAGACAATGAGAAATTAAAAAACATCGATCTGTCGTTATTACTTCGACCAGCCGCTGATATCCGCCCAGATGCAGCCCAAATTTGCATACAAAGCCAAGATCACGGGTTAGATATGGCTCTTGATCAACGGTTAATAACACTTGCGAAACCCGCTTTAGAAAAGGCTCTGCCTGTATACATCGAATCACCAATTTGCAATGTGAACCGTGCGGTCGGGACGATGCTTAGCCATGAAGTTACTAAACGATACCACTTGGCTGGACTTCCAACCGACACAATCCATATCAAACTTAACGGAAGTGCGGGCCAGAGTATCGGAGCCTTCCTTTGCCCGGGAATTTTACTCGAGCTTGAAGGTGACAGCAATGATTACGTCGGAAAAGGATTGTCAGGCGGCAAGATTGTCGTTTATCCGCCAAAAGGAAGCGGGTTTGACCCAAAAGAAAACATCGTGATTGGGAACGTTGCCCTTTATGGTGCAACAAGTGGTGAAGCTTATTTCAACGGAATGGCGGCAGAGCGTTTTTGCGTTAGAAACTCCGGGGCTAAGACTGTGGTGGAAGGTGTAGGTGATCACGGTTGTGAATACATGACAGGTGGGACTGTTGTCATATTGGGTAAAACTGGGAGGAACTTTGCTGCTGGGATGAGCGGTGGCATTGCGTATGTTCTTGATGTTGATGCCACGTTCTGGTCGAGATGTAATGCCGAGCTTGTTGACCTTGATAAGGTTGAAGAAGAGGATGACATCATGACACTAAGAATGATGATTCAGCAACACCAACGGCATACAAACAGCCAGCTGGCGAAGGAAGTACTTGCCGACTTCGACAATCTTTTGCCTAAATTCGTTAAAGTTTTCCCAAGAGATTATAAGCGGATTCTCGCTACCATGAAAGAAAAAGAAGCTGCCAAAAACGCTGCTGCTGAGTTGGCTCTTGAAGAAGCCGATATTCGAGAAGAAGACGTGTTGAAGGAGAAAGATGCGTTTGAAGAACTTAAAAAGATGGCAGCCAAGTCGTTGAGTGAGGCGGTCGATAATAAGGTTAAAGAGATCGTCAAAGCGGTCAAAGAGGCTGAAGTGGCTGAACCGGCCGCCAGACCATCCCGGGTTGAAGATGCAGTCAAACACCGCGGTTTTGTTGCTTACGAGCGTGAGGGGGTATCGTACCGGGACCCGGCTGTTCGGATGGAAGACTGGAATGAAGTTATGGAAGAGACGAAACCCGGCCCACTTTTGAAAACTCAATCTGCACGGTGTATGGATTGCGGTACACCTTTTTGTCATCAG GATAATTCGGGCTGTCCTCTCGGCAACAAAATTCCTGAATTCAACGAGCTGGTTTATCAGAACAGATGGCGTGAAGCATTGGACCGACTTCTTGAGACAAATAACTTCCCGGAGTTCACGGGCCGGGTCTGCCCCGCTCCATGTGAAGGCTCATGTGTGCTCGGTATAATCGAAAATCCCGTCTCAATTAAAAACATTGAGTGCTCGATCATAGACAAGGCCTTTGAGGAAGGATGGATGGTGCCTCGACCTCCCCTCAAGAGAACAGG GAAAAAAGTAGCTATTGTTGGAAGTGGCCCTGCTGGGTTAGCCGCAGCTGATCAACTAAATAGGATAGGCCATACAGTGACCGTGTTCGAGCGCGCTGACCGAATCGGTGGACTCATGATGTACGGGGTTCCTAACATGAAGGCCGACAAAATCGACGTGGTTCAAAGACGGGTTGACCTGATGGCTGAGGAAGGTGTGAATTTCGTGGTTAATGCCAATGTAGGAACCGATCCGTCATATTCCATTGAACGGCTTCGTGAAGACAATGATGCTGTTATTTTGGCCGTTGGATCCACAAAGCCAAG GGACCTTCCTGTTCCGGGACGAGAGCTATCGGGAGTACATTTTGCTATGGAGTTTTTGCATGCAAATACTAAAAGCTTATTGGATAGCAATCTCGAGGATGGTAAATACATATCCGCTAAAGGTAAAAAGGTAATTGTAATCGGTGGTGGTGACACCGGTACAGATTGTATCGGGACGTCTATTCGACATGGTTGCACCAGCATTGTAAATCTGGAGCTTCTTCCCCAGCCACCACAAACCCGAGCACCCGGAAACCCCTGGCCACAG TGGCCTCGTGTATTCCGTGTAGATTATGGACACCAAGAAGCTGCTACGAAATTCGGGAAAGACCCACGGACTTATGAAGTGTTGACCAAGAGGTTCATTAGTGACGAGAATGGGTCCGTAAAAGGTCTTGAGTTGGTGCGGGTGCAATGGGGAAAAGATGAGACTGGTCGGTTCCAGTTCAAGGAGGTAGAGGGTTCTGAAGAGATCATCGAGGCTGACCTGGTTTTGCTAGCCATGGGCTTCCTCGGTCCTGAGTCG ACGATAGCGGACAAACTGGGATTGGAGAAAGACGGGAGGTCGAATGTGAAGGCGGAGTATGGGCGGTTCTCGACGAACGTGGAAGGTGTGTTTGCGGCGGGTGATTGCCGAAGAGGGCAGTCGTTGGTGGTGTGGGCCATATCAGAAGGGCGGCAGGCGGCAGCACAGGTGGATAAGTTTTTGTTGAAGGATGAAAAGGATGTTGAAAGCAGCTTAGAAGAAGAGAAGGGGACGATGGAGCAGCAAGCGGTTCGGACATTATAG